The following proteins are co-located in the Candidatus Hydrogenedentota bacterium genome:
- a CDS encoding glycosylase: PPELVEFVPFQNNPVFEPGGPESWDASIRERGWILRENGAYHLWYTGYRPSESETMKLGYATSSDGITWTRCPGNPIYTEHWVEDMMVVKRADTYYMFAEGKDDQAHLLTSTDGIQWTRQGTLDIRKADGEPLDPGPFGTPAALYENGTWYLFYERNDEAVWLAASKDMRVWTNVQDEPVLKPGPEPYDITMIAVNQVIKYNNRYYAYYHATCPENGRDRWTMCVAASPDLIHWQKYPANPIVGPDQSSGILVHDGKLFRLYCMHRAVNLFFPKAAVSEDQVSNPEK, encoded by the coding sequence CCCCCAGAACTCGTTGAATTTGTTCCTTTCCAGAACAACCCGGTGTTCGAGCCCGGAGGTCCGGAAAGCTGGGACGCTTCGATCCGCGAACGCGGCTGGATTCTCCGGGAAAACGGCGCGTACCACCTCTGGTACACAGGCTATCGTCCCTCCGAATCCGAAACCATGAAGCTGGGGTATGCCACGTCATCCGACGGGATCACCTGGACCCGTTGCCCCGGAAATCCCATCTACACCGAGCACTGGGTAGAAGACATGATGGTCGTGAAACGCGCGGACACCTATTACATGTTCGCGGAAGGCAAGGACGACCAGGCCCATCTGCTGACCTCGACGGACGGCATTCAGTGGACGCGCCAAGGGACGCTGGACATCCGCAAGGCCGACGGCGAGCCGCTCGACCCGGGACCATTCGGCACACCAGCGGCATTGTACGAGAACGGGACATGGTACTTGTTCTACGAACGGAATGACGAAGCCGTATGGCTGGCGGCCTCGAAAGACATGCGCGTATGGACCAATGTTCAGGACGAACCCGTGCTCAAGCCCGGGCCCGAGCCTTACGATATCACCATGATTGCGGTCAACCAGGTCATCAAGTACAACAACCGCTACTACGCCTACTATCACGCCACCTGCCCGGAAAACGGCCGGGACCGTTGGACGATGTGCGTCGCAGCGTCGCCGGACCTGATTCACTGGCAGAAGTACCCCGCGAACCCCATCGTGGGGCCCGACCAGTCGAGCGGCATCCTCGTGCACGACGGCAAGCTGTTCCGCCTCTACTGCATGCACCGCGCCGTGAACCTCTTCTTTCCAAAAGCCGCCGTTTCCGAGGACCAGGTTTCAAATCCCGAGAAATGA